A genome region from Brassica oleracea var. oleracea cultivar TO1000 chromosome C2, BOL, whole genome shotgun sequence includes the following:
- the LOC106327621 gene encoding anthranilate phosphoribosyltransferase, giving the protein MKALLSPEPSFSISSLQIKRPTYSDALPSSCLRFPLTDFNGHPRRRKLLPHGGGLKMKAVLDSAMMEQFGLKESDIKNPALSSTYRRSEIPKANPTVLDAQARVCTGPTQTRPLSEEQAFKVFDTILRSARGELKGEEPVSKAQLGAFFAGMTIRANAFPEETQWSEGEKRAMDVFWPLLVRALPPDVLFIADPEGSLLGTSNSVGPSFVGNESKEMRLVGALREVLAGGHLGYEEVKGVLRDVLPLGSEDGGLASGVSESLLSAFLIGQRMNRETDRELKAYCLAFDDELGGASVADVKSLTHYGEPYDGNTRFFRSTLFVATVRACYGESSLLHGVEWMPPKGGVTEEQMLKFMGAKTSLSVHQAKELIEDEKAGFAYLSLREARPSLYSLVGMREHIKKRPPLATTEKVQQFVRATGKESIVAGFYHEGYEEPLLMLMRRRGVHSGLVVKGEEGALSMTTRVRAATASKGFPVNYCSGFRSLSSETALEADGVSRQSFNLEVDARNYGFEPTETPRTDRSVSKNIELGLAALRGGKGAAYDRIVLNAGIVDHLLGCDGAEDVVVAMERAKEAIDSGKALKKLLNYIEISRKMK; this is encoded by the exons ATCCGCGGCGGCGGAAGCTCCTCCCTCACGGTGGTGGTTTGAAGATGAAAGCAGTGTTGGACTCTGCAATGATGGAGCAGTTTGGGCTCAAGGAGTCTGATATCAAGAATCCGGCTCTTTCTTCCACTTACCGTAGATCGGAGATTCCCAAAGCTAACCCTACCGTTCTTGACGCGCAAGCTAGGGTTTGCACCGGACCTACTCAGACAAGACCCCTCAGTGAAGAACAGGCTTTCAAGGTGTTTGATACTATACTCAGATCAG CTAGAGGGGAACTAAAAGGAGAAGAGCCAGTTTCAAAGGCGCAGCTTGGTGCATTCTTTGCTGGGATGACAATCCGTGCAAACGCATTTCCTGAGGAGACTCAATGGAGCGAAGGCGAAAAGCGGGCGATGGATGTGTTCTGGCCGCTCCTGGTCCGGGCGCTACCTCCTGATGTGCTCTTCATTGCAGACCCTGAAGGCTCACTTTTGGGTACTAGCAACTCTGTTGGGCCAAGTTTTGTCGGCAATGAATCTAAGGAGATGAGGTTGGTTGGTGCGCTTAGAGAGGTTTTGGCAGGTGGTCATCTTGGGTATGAAGAGGTCAAGGGTGTTTTAAGAGACGTTCTGCCGCTTGGAAGTGAAGATGGGGGGTTAGCCTCTGGAGTGAGCGAGTCGTTGCTTTCGGCGTTTTTGATCGGTCAGCGTATGAATAGAGAGACGGATCGTGAGCTTAAAGCTTACTGCCTTGCCTTTGATGACGAGCTTG GGGGTGCTTCTGTTGCTGATGTCAAGTCGTTGACACATTATGGGGAGCCTTATGATGGGAACACTCGGTTCTTTCGGAGCACGCTGTTTGTGGCTACTGTTAGAGCTTGCTATGGTGAATCGTCACTGCTCCATGGCGTTGAATGGATGCCTCCGAAG GGGGGTGTGACTGAGGAGCAAATGCTGAAGTTTATGGGAGCAAAAACAAGCTTGTCTGTTCACCAGGCAAAAGAACTCATCGAG GATGAGAAGGCTGGATTTGCATATCTTAGTCTACGGGAAGCTCGGCCATCTTT ATATTCGCTAGTGGGAATGAGGGAGCATATAAAGAAGCGTCCTCCTCTGGCAACAACGGAGAAAGTTCAGCAGTTTGTAAGG GCGACAGGGAAGGAATCAATCGTGGCGGGGTTTTACCACGAAGGCTACGAAGAGCCTCTCCTAATGCTTATGAGAAGAAGAGGTGTTCATTCTGGTTTGGTGGTTAAG GGAGAAGAAGGGGCACTCTCAATGACAACAAGGGTGCGAGCTGCAACTGCATCAAAAGGGTTTCCAGTTAACTACTGTTCTGGTTTCCGTTCTTTGAGTTCAGAAACCGCTCTAGAAGCTGACG GGGTGTCACGTCAGAGTTTCAACCTTGAGGTGGACGCAAGAAACTACGGGTTTGAGCCAACAGAGACTCCAAGAACTGATCGTTCG GTGTCCAAGAACATAGAGCTTGGTCTGGCAGCACTTCGTGGTGGGAAAGGAGCTGCTTATGATAGAATCGTGCTAAATGCTGGGATTGTAGATCATTTATTGGGATGTGACGGTGCAGAGGATGTGGTTGTGGCTATGGAGAGAGCAAAGGAAGCTATTGACAGCGGGAAGGCTCTAAAGAAGCTTTTGAATTACATTGAGATCTCACGCAAGATGAAATAG
- the LOC106325840 gene encoding uncharacterized protein LOC106325840 — MDSPGKSLKGKSPINNKQEKEEKEEKFSMHSFIKKTRGNQAMDSPGKLFTLKNLVQAPINKKPEKEDGFPTPEGEPFSLQLYVKKNQENQAMDSPGKLFTVKVPVQAPEKEEDGLGEVQQKTI; from the exons ATGGATTCTCCGGGAAAGTCGCTTAAAGGGAAGAGTCCGATCAATAACAAGCAGGAGAAAGAAGAGAAAGAAGAAAAATTCAGTATGCATTCATTTATCAAGAAAACTCGAGGAAATCAG GCCATGGATTCTCCGGGAAAGTTGTTTACACTGAAGAATCTGGTGCAAGCTCCGATCAATAAGAAGCCAGAGAAAGAAGATGGATTCCCCACTCCAGAGGGGGAACCATTTAGTTTGCAGTTATATGTTAAGAAAAATCAAGAAAATCAG GCCATGGATTCTCCGGGAAAGTTGTTTACAGTGAAGGTTCCGGTGCAAGCTCCAGAGAAAGAAGAAGATGGACTTGGCGAAGTCCAACAAAAGACCATCTAA
- the LOC106324781 gene encoding 60S ribosomal protein L27a-3 produces the protein MTTRFKKNRKKRGHVSAGHGRIGKHRKHPGGRGNAGGMHHHRILFDKYHPGYFGKVGMRYFHKLRNKFFCPIVNLDRLWSLVPEDVKAKATKDKVPLIDVTQHGFFKVLGKGHLPENKPFVVKAKLISKTAEKKIKEAGGAVVLTA, from the coding sequence ATGACGACCAGATTCAAGAAGAACAGGAAGAAGCGTGGCCACGTCAGCGCCGGACACGGTCGTATCGGAAAGCACCGAAAGCATCCCGGAGGTCGTGGTAACGCCGGAGGAATGCACCACCACCGGATCCTCTTCGACAAGTACCATCCCGGTTACTTCGGTAAAGTGGGTATGCGATACTTCCACAAGCTTCGCAACAAGTTCTTCTGCCCGATCGTCAACCTCGACAGGCTTTGGTCGCTCGTCCCCGAGGACGTGAAGGCGAAAGCGACGAAGGACAAGGTTCCTTTGATCGATGTGACGCAGCACGGGTTCTTTAAGGTGTTGGGGAAAGGTCATTTGCCTGAGAACAAGCCTTTTGTGGTGAAGGCGAAGCTTATCTCGAAGACTGCAGAGAAGAAGATTAAGGAAGCTGGTGGTGCTGTTGTTCTTACAGCTTAG
- the LOC106327240 gene encoding arginine/serine-rich protein PNISR, which yields MDAYQPPRPYMRPPSVPPPAADPYNQYYQHTARLPLPPPPQTGGYSNQFHSPHSPSPPPPHWGPPTAYPPYPIHSHQQPFNAVANGNSQFPSPAGPPPRQPYPQEWSQQGHNAQANSNAEDWALKAKEWAEVQRSATNQPSGQVYHQHPDQGYQDVHQQTAPQLPSYQDVHNYQQFPAPHPERYPNYATAGLSHQENLPIHQQEVPYSYSSVAGREESGNATQHHVQIGVPNGGGAVRAEQQMQYAYGDQTVAPIPNLHDQPLQFATRESSDYASHHNAWMPHTSTGVVYPPIPSSAPSMPEHNSSMAIPPVTGHNMPPYGGYTPPNLQPVGPPYAFGTKPPLHPVTAFMDDSYAASSVPSKNVNLPNWLKEELSKIKPSQGKPSSGSFEEREAMDDDTLYKPPEKFDQREDKRFSASKSSDEEEEEDEDEDEMDAARSTAINSEIKRILTEVLLKVTDELFDEIATKVINEDGAIQKADPTHKASAKVLVSVGGTDKKADVLGLASYASDDDDADTDAASSADVDGGDVVESHGMGSRNDVTQQPGADNPPEPKPTVDTRLNPEVVAGDVSHNKNKAGLDQMLGSRRNSFREGNKTVNVSSSSDRTNDPDRTVSDKEAILEQPHRKNSGLESDCSLRQDSNKSSGKDLNYDLSRDKSRGDEMKSGKEKGDSQNGSKDRVKQKDMKSAEEVKGFESNKKSTDLDVKKDSKDAERHHRTNSKENRGKKREKEKEQRSRHRHSQDSSKDKRRRSPTSNGSSDDSIRKSRSRKRNISPSPVRSRRKCSSPSSDESSDESRRKSSSRRRNRSPSPGRSRKRHVTSRSPHSKHSENKHNSYSSHEKSRSKRSRSRSPRRRHRD from the exons ATGGACGCGTACCAGCCACCGCGCCCGTACATGAGACCGCCGTCTGTACCACCGCCAGCGGCGGATCCTTACAACCAATATTATCAGCATACGGCGAGGCTACCGTTACCTCCTCCTCCGCAGACTGGTGGTTACTCTAATCAATTCCATAGCCCTCACTCTCCATCGCCACCACCGCCGCACTGGGGACCACCTACTGCTTATCCTCCTTACCCGATTCACTCTCACCAGCAGCCGTTTAACGCCGTCGCCAACGGTAACAGCCAATTTCCCTCGCCTGCTGGACCTCCTCCTCGTCAGCCATATCCCCAG GAATGGTCTCAACAAGGTCACAACGCTCAAG CTAATAGTAACGCTGAGGATTGGGCACTAAAAGCTAAAGAATGGGCAGAGGTTCAACGCTCTGCAACGAACCAACCTAGTGGACAAGTCTACCACCAACACCCTGATCAAGGCTATCAAGATGTTCATCAGCAGACAGCTCCACAGCTCCCTAGCTATCAAGATGTTCATAACTACCAGCAGTTTCCAGCTCCACACCCGGAGAGATATCCAAATTATGCAACAGCTGGATTGTCACATCAAGAAAACTTGCCTATTCATCAGCAGGAGGTACCTTATAGTTATTCTTCTGTTGCAG GGAGAGAAGAATCTGGAAATGCAACACAGCATCATGTGCAGATAGGAGTGCCGAATGGTGGGGGGGCTGTTCGCGCAGAGCAGCAAATGCAATATGCATATGGGGATCAAACAGTCGCTCCAATACCTAACCTTCACGATCAGCCTTTACAGTTTGCTACCAGAGAAAGTTCTGATTACGCTAGTCATCATAACGCGTGGATGCCCCATACCTCAACTGGTGTAGTTTATCCTCCTATTCCTTCATCGGCACCGTCAATGCCAGAG CATAATTCATCTATGGCTATACCTCCTGTTACGGGTCATAACATGCCTCCATATGGAGGGTATACCCCACCAAATCTCCAGCCTGTTGGACCCCCTTATGCTTTTGGGACAAAGCCGCCTCTTCACCCTGTTACTGCTTTCATGGACGACTCATATGCAGCATCGTCTGTTCCTTCTAAAAAC GTTAATTTACCTAACTGGCTCAAGGAAGAGTTATCGAAGATCAAACCATCTCAAGGAAAGCCTTCTTCAGGGAGTTTTGAGGAGAGAGAGGCCATGGACGATGATACTCTTTATAAACCTCCCGAGAAATTTGATCAGCGTGAGGACAAAAGGTTCAGCGCTTCTAAATCTTCCGACGAAGAAGAGGAGGAGGATGAGGATGAG GATGAGATGGATGCAGCTAGAAGCACGGCAATTAACTCGGAGATAAAGCGTATCTTGACTGAAGTTCTTCTCAAG GTTACAGATGAATTATTTGATGAAATTGCAACCAAAGTCATTAATGAAGATGGAGCAATACAAAAAG CTGATCCAACGCACAAGGCTTCGGCAAAAGTTTTGGTCTCGGTAGGAGGCACAGATAAAAAAGCAGATGTACTAGGCCTTGCTAGCTATGCGTCTGATGATGATGATGCGGATACTGATGCTGCTTCTAGTGCTGATGTCGATGGCGGTGATGTAGTTGAAAGTCATGGCATGGGGTCGAGAAACGATGTTACTCAGCAGCCAGGCGCGGATAATCCTCCTGAACCTAAACCAACGGTCGACACGAGATTAAATCCAGAAGTTGTAGCCGGTGATGTATCTCACAATAAGAATAAGGCAGGCTTGGATCAGATGTTGGGGTCCAGGAGAAATTCATTCCGTGAAGGTAACAAAACTGTTAATGTAAGTTCCAGCTCTGATAGAACAAACGATCCTGACAGAACAGTCAGTGATAAAGAAGCAATACTAGAACAGCCTCACAGGAAGAACTCTGGCTTGGAATCAGATTGCAGCCTTCGTCAGGATAGCAATAAAAGTTCCGGGAAAGACTTGAACTACGATTTGAGTAGGGATAAAAGTAGAGGAGATGAAATGAAAAGTGGAAAAGAGAAGGGAGATTCTCAGAATGGCTCAAAAGATAGAGTGAAGCAGAAGGACATGAAGTCAGCAGAAGAAGTTAAAGGCTTTGAATCAAATAAAAAATCAACTGATCTGGATGTAAAAAAGGACTCGAAGGATGCAGAGAGGCATCACAGAACAAATTCTAAGGAAAACCGGGGTAAAAAGAGGGAGAAGGAAAAGGAACAACGGTCAAGACACAGACATTCTCAAGACTCAAGCAAAGACAAAAGAAGACGCTCTCCAACTAGTAATGGATCCTCTGATGACTCAATAAG AAAGTCCCGTTCGAGAAAAAGGAATATATCACCATCTCCTGTTAGGTCCAGAAGAAAATGCTCTTCTCCATCGAGTGATGAATCTTCTGATGAATCAAGAAG GAAGTCTTCTTCTAGAAGAAGGAATCGGTCACCATCTCCCGGAAGGTCCAGAAAAAG ACATGTTACTTCGCGGTCACCACATAGCAAGCATTCTGAGAACAAGCACAATTCCTACTCTTCTCATGAAAAATCTAG GTCAAAGCGGTCAAGGTCCAGATCCCCCCGCAGGCGACATCGGGATTAA
- the LOC106325429 gene encoding protein MAK16 homolog A-like: MQHDEVIWQVIRHKHCSYMAKIETGIFCRNPYNVTGICNRSSCPLANSRYATIREHESVFYLYMKTIERAHMPKNLWERVKLPRNYEKALETIDKHLLYWPKLLQHKIKQRLTKMTQMRIRMRKLALKTREKIMTTPRRDMKRESRREEKAIKAAVLDKAIETELLERLKKGIYGDIYNYPELEWNKVLDEEKQAAEGVEEEEEEEPEIEYVEGYEELEEEEDMEDFSGFPSNGSGFDDDDEHDSDGEEEDDDVEEQVVIHKKGKRDSRKADDVGKSKKKKKKRVVVEVEQEDGDVRQTLKTAR; encoded by the exons ATGCAGCATGACGAGGTTATATGGCAAGTCATCAGGCACAAGCACTGCAGTTACATGGCCAA AATCGAAACAGGAATCTTCTGTAGAAACCCTTACAACGTAACAGGAATCTGCAACCGAAGCTCTTGTCCTCTCGCTAACAGTCGCTATGCCACCATTAGAGAACACGAAA GTGTATTTTATTTGTATATGAAGACAATAGAGAGAGCCCATATGCCAAAGAACTTGTGGGAGAGGGTGAAGTTACCAAGAAACTACGAGAAGGCTCTTGAAACCATTGACAAGCACTTG TTGTATTGGCCTAAGTTGTTACAGCACAAGATCAAACAAAGACTGACCAAAATGACTCAGATGCGCATTCGTATGAGGAAACTTGCTCTCAAAACAAG GGAGAAGATAATGACTACACCTAGGAGAGATATGAAGAGAGAATCAAGAAGAGAGGAGAAGGCTATCAAAGCAGCGGTCTTGGATAAG GCCATTGAGACCGAGTTGCTGGAGCGATTGAAGAAAGGTATTTATGGTGACATATACAATTACCCAGAGCTCGAGTGGAACAAGGTTCTTGACGAAGAGAAGCAAGCGGCTGAGGGTGTTGAGGAAGAAGAAGAG GAGGAACCAGAGATTGAATATGTTGAAGGATATGAAGAACTTGAAGAAGAGGAGGACATGGAAGATTTCTCTGGTTTTCCCTCTAATGGGTCTGGCTTCGACGATGATGATGAACATG ATTCAGATGGTGAGGAGGAAGACGATGACGTTGAGGAGCAAGTTGTGATTCATAAGAAAGGAAAAAGAGATTCAAGAAAGGCTGATGATGTTGGAAAATCAAAGAAGAAGAAGAAGAAGAGAGTAGTTGTTGAG GTCGAGCAAGAGGATGGAGACGTGAGACAAACACTGAAAACCGCACGCTGA
- the LOC106325762 gene encoding ubiquitin-conjugating enzyme E2 variant 1B encodes MNSRQVKRTSDYNLRAMSSEEEKVIVTRNFRLLEELERGEKGIGDGTVSYGMDDADDILMQSWTGTIIGPHSTAYEGKIFQLKLFCGKDYPQSPPTVRFLTRINMSCVNPDNGVVEPSHFPMLSNWRREYTMEDLLMQLKKEMMSTHNRKLSQPLEGNEEERTDPKGLVVKCCVM; translated from the exons ATGAACAGTAG ACAAGTGAAAAGAACTTCCGATTACAATCTCAGAGCGATGAGTTCCGAGGAAGAGAAGGTCATTG TTACAAGAAACTTTCGATTGTTGGAAGAGCTTGAAAGAGGTGAGAAAGGTATCGGAGACGGTACCGTCAGCTATGGAATGGATGATGCTGACGATATTCTCATGCAATCTTGGACTGGCACCATCATTGGTCCTCATAGT ACTGCCTATGAAGGGAAAATCTTCCAGCTCAAGCTTTTTTGTGGCAAAGATTATCCACAAAGCCCACCTACTGTCAGGTTCCTGACCCGGATTAACATGTCTTGCGTTAACCCTGATAATGGAGTG GTCGAACCAAGTCACTTCCCTATGCTTTCCAACTGGAGAAGAGAATACACAATGGAAGATTTACTTATGCAGCTTAAAAAAGAGATGATGTCAACCCATAACCGCAAGTTGTCTCAACCCTTGGAAG GTAATGAGGAAGAGAGAACAGACCCAAAGGGACTTGTGGTGAAATGTTGTGTCATGTGA
- the LOC106323653 gene encoding uncharacterized protein LOC106323653 yields the protein MGVVMGRDEKVNIPDMYIKLVIDLDKLWKFHWGLHSYDFLLSSIEKARKKLGKKDIYIFEGFSYAFQIWIMEAIPDFGEICGRQVSGSFVDPRCGNWKGVANVSYEDIIELEDSLTKKGDLFSVISETGNGDMFLHVDYTRKGEMEDERVDLLLDRIRQKFDWSNTEWPVLEPEEPEMEKWCNIM from the exons ATGGGTGTGGTGATGGGGAGAGATGAGAAGGTGAACATCCCTGATATGTACATCAAGTTGGTGATAGATCTTGACAAGCTCTGGAAGTTCCATTGGGGTCTTCACTCGTATGACTTCCTTCTAAGTTCCATTGAGAAGGCTAGGAAGAAGTTGGGTAAGAAGGACATCTACATTTTTGAGGGTTTCTCATATGCTTTCCAGATTTGGATTATGGAAGCAATTCCTGATTTTGGAGAAATATGTGGGAGACAAGTCTCTGGCAGCTTCGTCGATCCAAGGTGTGGCAATTGGAAAGGAGTTGCAAATGTTTCTTATGAAGACATCATTGAGCTTGAGGACTCCTTAACTAAGAAG GGTGACTTGTTCTCGGTTATTTCAGAGACTGGTAATGGTGATATGTTTCTGCATGTTGACTATACAAGGAAGGGTGAGATGGAAGATGAACGAGTGGACCTTCTTCTAGATAGGATTAGACAGAAGTTTGATTGGAGCAACACAGAATGGCCAGTTTTAGAGCCTGAAGAGCCTGAAATGGAGAAATGGTGTAATATTATGTAA